In Methanothermus fervidus DSM 2088, a single genomic region encodes these proteins:
- a CDS encoding DNA mismatch repair protein MutS domain protein (COGs: COG1193 Mismatch repair ATPase (MutS family)~InterPro IPR010994: IPR000432: IPR003583~KEGG: mth:MTH1762 DNA mismatch recognition protein MutS~PFAM: DNA mismatch repair protein MutS domain protein~SMART: DNA mismatch repair protein MutS domain protein; Helix-hairpin-helix DNA-binding class 1~SPTR: O27790 DNA mismatch recognition protein MutS~PFAM: MutS domain V) translates to MSVIAELKTIKGIGDKLAKKIVEEVGGEREFKKVINNLEIDELVKVRGVSEKRAIEIIKKFRGEKVQKFLKTERAFQLYQDIIQKILKYTNTNYSKNKVKLLYPSNDPKKIKEDLNSIVEFKNKLEKLPRKKIENLLRKARRFKIKDTKPNFIFGRAVLVNDEKIYENLLNLKIDKYCEILLNPSTDELEDYDLLIYIQSGHEADIDYLPNLITLTPDFTKEEIVPEIILDYFIENKKLLDIILKIKRILGEKTVLEDVINIINKLKKSEPKEINIEEVVESVKVKTNKKIKERIKKIKLEGAEVLKLLNEGSTKKVDKIFEESIREAKKEIKEKTGINFDPFLKEYPLSIDKNELNRVVREIKGKNEIKKFEAKVNAAKKLKKLINDVKKEIKWFQEFDYKFALASFALNYGLNPPKLSKRFIIKNALHLDLIHTKNAQRVDYDVPGVTLLTGANSGGKTTLLETLAQTVILAHMGLPVNAEYAEVPIFDEIYFFSKQRSLDAGAFEHFVKTFTPALATKKRKLILLDELESITELDAGAKIIASFIEFIKESESFAVIVTHMAREIIKLVDVRVDGIEAKGLDENYNLIVDRTPKINYLAKSTPELILKKLYKQSKGKVKKMYHEMLKKFEK, encoded by the coding sequence ATGAGTGTAATAGCAGAACTTAAAACAATAAAAGGAATAGGCGACAAGTTAGCTAAAAAAATTGTTGAAGAAGTTGGTGGAGAAAGAGAATTTAAGAAAGTAATAAATAATTTAGAGATAGATGAACTTGTCAAAGTTAGAGGAGTAAGTGAAAAAAGAGCAATTGAAATAATAAAAAAATTTAGAGGAGAAAAAGTTCAAAAATTTTTAAAAACTGAAAGGGCCTTCCAACTCTATCAAGATATCATACAAAAAATTCTAAAATATACTAACACTAATTACTCCAAAAATAAAGTAAAATTATTGTATCCATCAAATGATCCAAAAAAAATAAAAGAAGATCTAAATTCTATTGTAGAATTCAAAAATAAATTAGAAAAATTACCCAGAAAAAAAATAGAAAATTTATTAAGAAAAGCCAGACGATTCAAAATTAAAGATACAAAACCAAATTTTATTTTTGGTAGAGCTGTCTTAGTAAATGATGAAAAAATATATGAAAATCTTTTAAATTTAAAAATAGATAAATATTGTGAAATATTGTTAAATCCAAGTACAGATGAATTGGAAGATTATGACTTACTAATTTATATACAATCTGGACATGAGGCAGATATAGATTACCTACCAAATTTAATTACACTTACACCTGATTTCACTAAAGAAGAGATAGTACCTGAAATTATTTTAGATTATTTTATAGAAAATAAAAAATTGTTGGACATTATATTAAAAATAAAAAGAATTTTAGGCGAAAAAACGGTTTTAGAGGATGTTATAAATATTATTAATAAATTAAAAAAATCTGAACCTAAAGAGATAAATATAGAGGAAGTTGTTGAGTCGGTAAAAGTTAAAACCAATAAAAAAATCAAGGAAAGAATAAAGAAAATTAAGCTTGAAGGAGCAGAAGTTTTAAAATTGTTGAATGAAGGCAGTACTAAGAAAGTTGATAAAATATTTGAAGAAAGTATTAGAGAGGCTAAAAAAGAGATAAAAGAAAAAACTGGAATTAATTTTGACCCATTTTTGAAAGAATATCCATTATCAATAGATAAAAACGAGTTAAATAGAGTTGTTAGGGAAATAAAAGGTAAAAACGAAATTAAAAAATTTGAAGCAAAAGTCAATGCCGCAAAAAAGTTAAAAAAATTGATTAATGATGTAAAAAAAGAAATAAAGTGGTTTCAAGAATTTGATTATAAATTTGCATTAGCATCTTTTGCTTTAAATTATGGATTAAATCCTCCTAAATTATCCAAGAGATTTATAATTAAAAATGCTTTGCATCTAGATTTGATCCACACTAAGAATGCACAGAGAGTAGATTATGATGTTCCAGGAGTAACGTTGTTAACAGGTGCAAATAGTGGAGGAAAAACAACACTATTAGAGACTTTAGCTCAGACAGTTATATTGGCACATATGGGATTACCAGTGAACGCTGAATATGCAGAAGTTCCAATATTTGATGAAATTTACTTTTTCTCAAAACAAAGGAGTTTAGATGCAGGTGCGTTTGAGCATTTTGTTAAAACATTTACGCCAGCTTTAGCTACTAAAAAAAGAAAATTAATATTATTGGATGAATTGGAGTCAATAACAGAATTAGATGCAGGTGCAAAAATAATAGCAAGTTTTATTGAATTTATAAAAGAATCAGAATCATTTGCTGTTATAGTTACACACATGGCCAGAGAAATTATAAAGTTAGTTGATGTCAGGGTTGATGGAATTGAAGCTAAAGGTTTAGATGAAAACTATAATCTAATTGTTGATAGGACACCAAAAATAAATTATCTTGCTAAAAGTACTCCGGAATTAATTTTGAAAAAGCTGTATAAGCAATCAAAAGGAAAAGTGAAGAAAATGTATCATGAAATGCTAAAAAAATTTGAAAAATGA
- a CDS encoding thymidylate kinase (COGs: COG0125 Thymidylate kinase~InterPro IPR018095: IPR018094: IPR000062~KEGG: mfe:Mefer_0667 thymidylate kinase~PFAM: thymidylate kinase~PRIAM: dTMP kinase~SPTR: C7P7F4 Thymidylate kinase~TIGRFAM: thymidylate kinase~PFAM: Thymidylate kinase~TIGRFAM: thymidylate kinase) → MYICIEGIDGAGKSLQVKLLSEKLKKCGYKVIQIKEPTDSEIGKLIRKLLRKEVNNALMTLLFAADRIILSEKIKKLLKKGYLVISDRCLWSSFVYQSIDIGEDWVEEVNKYALKPDITIFLDVDVDVAMKRCEKKEIFENSSYLNKARRKYLQLAKKHNFIIIDANNDIKTVHNEILKVIAAKIQKKE, encoded by the coding sequence ATGTATATATGTATAGAGGGGATAGATGGGGCTGGAAAGTCACTACAAGTTAAACTATTATCAGAAAAACTAAAAAAATGTGGATACAAAGTAATTCAGATAAAAGAACCAACCGATTCCGAAATAGGAAAATTGATAAGGAAATTATTGCGGAAAGAAGTTAACAACGCATTGATGACATTGCTTTTTGCTGCAGATAGAATTATATTATCTGAGAAAATAAAAAAATTGTTAAAAAAAGGTTATCTTGTGATTAGTGATAGATGTTTATGGTCTAGTTTTGTATATCAAAGTATTGATATAGGTGAAGATTGGGTTGAGGAAGTTAATAAATATGCTCTAAAACCTGATATAACAATTTTTCTTGATGTAGATGTTGATGTAGCCATGAAAAGATGTGAAAAAAAAGAAATATTTGAAAATAGTTCATATTTAAATAAAGCTAGGAGGAAATACTTACAACTAGCAAAAAAACATAATTTCATCATTATAGATGCTAATAATGATATAAAAACCGTTCATAACGAAATATTAAAAGTCATCGCTGCAAAAATACAAAAAAAAGAATAA
- a CDS encoding conserved hypothetical protein (KEGG: mth:MTH1766 hypothetical protein~SPTR: O27794 Putative uncharacterized protein), which yields MYEMRIPPGVSYSSIAKVVNKYNLKLVQTDDGPVLRGKKEDLEKAKDLIVKDLKKRIKELEK from the coding sequence ATGTATGAGATGAGAATACCTCCTGGAGTGAGTTATAGTAGTATTGCTAAAGTTGTGAATAAATATAATCTTAAACTTGTTCAAACCGATGATGGTCCAGTTTTAAGAGGTAAAAAAGAAGATCTAGAAAAGGCAAAGGATTTAATTGTTAAAGATCTTAAAAAACGTATAAAAGAATTGGAGAAGTAA
- a CDS encoding serine hydroxymethyltransferase (COGs: COG0112 Glycine/serine hydroxymethyltransferase~InterPro IPR019798: IPR015421: IPR001085: IPR015424~KEGG: mth:MTH1380 serine hydroxymethyltransferase~PFAM: glycine hydroxymethyltransferase~PRIAM: Glycine hydroxymethyltransferase~SPTR: O27433 Serine hydroxymethyltransferase~PFAM: Serine hydroxymethyltransferase), with translation MSRNLDYTNKIRELVKKHNEWMKKSINLIASENVTSLRVREVLISDLGHRYAEGLPGKRLYEGCYYIDEIEELTIKLSEKLFNAEYANVQPTSGVIANLAALFAFTNPGDNIIALDVPNGGHISHANVGAAGVRGLKVHPHPFDEEKFNINVDKMVKDILEIKPKVVLFGGSLFLFPHPVKEAREAADEVGAKIIYDGAHVLGLIAGGHFQDPLREGADILAGSTHKTFPGPQGGIILCKKEFKNKIDNAVFPGLVSNHHLHHLAALGIATAEMLEYGEKYAKQVIKNAKTLAESLYDLGFNVLCADLGFTESHQIAIDVSDIGNSSQIAKKLEKNNIILNKNLLPWDDINNSDNPSGLRIGTQEVTRRGMKESEMKEIAEYIKKVVIDNKDVKNDVSEFMEDFTKVDYAFEKEEGYDYIEILEKYL, from the coding sequence ATGTCTCGAAACTTAGACTACACAAATAAAATCAGGGAGCTTGTAAAGAAACATAATGAATGGATGAAAAAAAGCATTAATCTGATTGCCAGTGAGAATGTCACTAGCTTACGAGTTAGAGAAGTGTTAATTTCTGATTTGGGGCATAGATATGCAGAAGGCTTGCCTGGTAAAAGATTGTATGAAGGTTGTTATTATATAGATGAAATTGAAGAACTTACAATAAAATTATCGGAAAAATTATTTAATGCTGAATATGCAAACGTACAGCCTACATCGGGAGTTATAGCAAATTTAGCAGCACTTTTTGCATTTACAAATCCGGGAGATAATATAATAGCTTTAGATGTCCCAAATGGTGGCCATATTTCTCATGCTAATGTAGGAGCAGCCGGAGTTAGAGGATTAAAAGTTCATCCACACCCCTTTGATGAAGAGAAATTTAATATTAATGTGGATAAAATGGTAAAGGATATCTTAGAAATTAAACCTAAGGTTGTGTTGTTTGGTGGTAGTTTATTTTTATTCCCTCATCCAGTAAAAGAAGCTAGGGAAGCTGCAGATGAGGTAGGAGCAAAAATAATATATGATGGTGCACATGTCTTGGGATTAATAGCGGGTGGTCATTTCCAAGATCCTTTAAGGGAAGGCGCTGATATATTAGCAGGGAGTACTCATAAAACATTTCCAGGCCCTCAAGGAGGAATAATTCTTTGTAAAAAAGAATTTAAAAATAAAATTGACAATGCTGTATTTCCAGGACTTGTTAGTAACCATCATTTACATCATTTAGCTGCACTTGGCATTGCTACAGCAGAAATGCTGGAATATGGTGAAAAATATGCAAAGCAAGTAATAAAAAATGCTAAAACATTGGCTGAGAGTCTATATGACTTAGGGTTTAATGTTCTATGCGCCGATTTAGGTTTTACAGAATCTCATCAAATTGCTATAGATGTTTCAGACATAGGAAATTCTTCTCAAATAGCTAAAAAACTTGAAAAGAATAATATAATATTAAATAAGAATTTATTACCTTGGGATGACATAAATAATTCTGATAATCCATCTGGATTGCGTATAGGTACACAAGAAGTAACTAGAAGAGGCATGAAAGAATCAGAAATGAAAGAAATTGCTGAATATATCAAAAAAGTTGTTATTGATAATAAAGATGTTAAAAACGATGTTTCAGAATTTATGGAAGATTTTACTAAGGTTGATTATGCATTTGAGAAAGAAGAAGGTTATGATTATATAGAAATACTTGAAAAGTATTTGTAA
- a CDS encoding archaeoflavoprotein, MJ0208 family (COGs: COG1036 flavoprotein~InterPro IPR017900: IPR014073: IPR003382: IPR017896: IPR 001450~KEGG: msi:Msm_1338 flavoprotein~PFAM: flavoprotein; 4Fe-4S ferredoxin iron-sulfur binding domain protein~SPTR: A5UMW5 Flavoprotein~TIGRFAM: archaeoflavoprotein, MJ0208 family~PFAM: 4Fe-4S binding domain; Flavoprotein~TIGRFAM: archaeoflavoprotein, MJ0208 family): MRVAWAFTGAGHFLKESVMIYEKVAKKHDVTVLMSKAGEEVLKMYGLYDRVKKFTGGYYKELVREKDQEYSFPITGRFSLGRYDLLIVSPATANTVAKIVHGIADTLVTNAVAQAGKGRVKTLIVPVDIKVGKNETVLPSKLELDLCKNCETCKAAAACPTDAIIPGREIELLKCIGCGSCEKACPYNAIVGGKIIEIYVRKIDVENTKLLNKLECVEVIDNPKKILDYITSFS, from the coding sequence ATGAGGGTAGCATGGGCTTTTACTGGTGCTGGACATTTCCTTAAGGAAAGTGTCATGATTTATGAGAAAGTAGCAAAGAAACATGACGTAACAGTGTTAATGTCTAAGGCTGGAGAAGAAGTATTGAAGATGTATGGATTATATGATAGAGTTAAAAAATTTACAGGAGGTTATTATAAAGAATTGGTACGTGAAAAAGATCAAGAATATAGTTTTCCAATAACTGGAAGATTTTCACTTGGTCGTTATGATTTACTTATAGTTTCACCAGCAACTGCAAACACTGTTGCAAAAATTGTGCATGGAATAGCAGATACGCTGGTTACTAATGCTGTTGCACAGGCAGGAAAAGGACGTGTAAAAACACTTATAGTACCTGTAGATATAAAAGTTGGAAAAAATGAAACAGTTTTGCCTTCTAAACTTGAGCTAGATTTATGTAAAAATTGTGAAACTTGTAAAGCGGCGGCAGCATGCCCAACAGATGCCATAATTCCTGGAAGAGAAATTGAACTGTTGAAATGCATTGGATGTGGAAGTTGCGAGAAAGCTTGTCCTTACAATGCAATAGTTGGTGGAAAAATCATTGAAATATATGTAAGGAAAATAGACGTAGAAAATACAAAGCTTTTAAATAAGTTAGAATGTGTTGAAGTCATAGATAATCCAAAAAAAATATTGGATTATATTACATCTTTCTCATAG
- a CDS encoding protein of unknown function DUF192 (COGs: COG1430 conserved hypothetical protein~InterPro IPR003795~KEGG: mth:MTH1377 hypothetical protein~PFAM: protein of unknown function DUF192~SPTR: O27430 UPF0127 protein MTH_1377~PFAM: Uncharacterized ACR, COG1430) — protein sequence MDNQRHLKFLIFNENKNSKLGIATCANTFFSRFKGLMLKKEIKEGIIIKIPTGRNRFTSAIHTFFMLAPIDVIFLNDKKIVIDAETLEPWSFYVPTSRAKYVIELKKGMIKKSKTEIGDKISMRKM from the coding sequence ATGGACAACCAAAGGCATCTTAAATTTTTAATTTTTAATGAAAATAAAAATTCTAAGCTAGGTATAGCTACTTGCGCTAATACATTTTTTTCCAGATTTAAAGGTTTAATGCTCAAAAAAGAAATAAAAGAAGGTATAATTATAAAAATACCTACAGGAAGAAATAGATTTACATCAGCAATCCATACGTTTTTCATGCTAGCGCCAATAGACGTTATATTTTTAAATGACAAAAAAATAGTGATAGATGCAGAAACATTAGAACCATGGAGTTTTTATGTTCCTACATCACGAGCCAAATATGTTATAGAATTAAAAAAAGGCATGATAAAAAAGTCAAAAACTGAAATTGGCGATAAAATCTCTATGAGAAAGATGTAA
- a CDS encoding arsenite efflux ATP-binding protein ArsA (COGs: COG0003 ATPase involved in chromosome partitioning~InterPro IPR003348~KEGG: mth:MTH1511 arsenical pump-driving ATPase~PFAM: Anion-transporting ATPase~PRIAM: Arsenite-transporting ATPase~SPTR: O27555 Putative arsenical pump-driving ATPase~TIGRFAM: arsenite-activated ATPase ArsA~PFAM: Anion-transporting ATPase~TIGRFAM: arsenite-activated ATPase (arsA); TC 3.A.4.1.1), with translation MAIKDLIKMNNKKTNFIFVGGKGGVGKTTISAATALWMAKSGKKTLIISTDPAHSLSDSFGMKIGHVPTKIIENLYAVEIDPEKAVEEYKEKLKSQMDMTQGMGLDLLEEEMDLASMSPGIDEAAAFDQFIRYMTTNEYDVVIFDTAPTGHTLRLLSFPDIMDSWVGKMIKLRKQLQAMTKMFKKILPFTSDENDEDKALENLEKTKKQIMKARKIMSDPERTSFKMVVIPEEMSIYESERAIKALKKYDIPVDNIVVNQVLPKKDDCEFCKARRRIQNERLKEIEEKFKDKKISKVPLLKKEARGIKTLEKIAEMLYGQPKAS, from the coding sequence ATGGCAATCAAAGATTTAATTAAAATGAACAATAAAAAAACAAATTTTATATTTGTTGGTGGTAAGGGTGGTGTTGGAAAAACTACCATTTCAGCTGCCACAGCATTATGGATGGCGAAATCAGGTAAAAAAACACTTATAATTTCAACAGACCCTGCACATTCTCTGTCAGATTCTTTTGGTATGAAAATAGGACATGTACCAACAAAAATAATAGAAAATTTATATGCTGTAGAGATAGATCCAGAAAAAGCTGTAGAAGAATATAAAGAAAAATTAAAGTCACAAATGGATATGACTCAAGGTATGGGGTTAGATTTACTAGAAGAAGAAATGGATTTAGCATCAATGTCACCTGGAATTGATGAAGCAGCAGCATTTGATCAGTTTATACGTTACATGACAACAAATGAATATGATGTTGTAATATTTGATACAGCGCCTACTGGTCACACTCTTCGTCTTCTATCCTTCCCAGACATTATGGACTCATGGGTTGGCAAAATGATAAAATTAAGAAAACAACTACAGGCAATGACCAAAATGTTCAAGAAAATATTACCATTTACATCAGATGAAAACGATGAAGATAAAGCTCTAGAAAATTTAGAAAAAACTAAAAAACAGATAATGAAGGCTAGGAAAATAATGTCTGATCCTGAAAGAACTTCATTTAAAATGGTAGTTATTCCTGAGGAAATGTCAATATATGAATCTGAAAGAGCTATAAAGGCTCTAAAAAAATATGATATCCCTGTTGATAACATTGTAGTTAATCAGGTGTTACCAAAAAAAGATGATTGTGAGTTTTGTAAGGCAAGAAGAAGAATTCAAAACGAAAGATTAAAAGAAATAGAGGAAAAGTTTAAAGACAAAAAAATATCGAAAGTTCCATTACTTAAAAAAGAAGCTAGAGGCATTAAAACACTTGAAAAAATAGCTGAGATGTTATATGGACAACCAAAGGCATCTTAA
- a CDS encoding polysaccharide biosynthesis protein (COGs: COG2244 Membrane protein involved in the export of O-antigen and teichoic acid~InterPro IPR002797: IPR002528~KEGG: mth:MTH379 O-antigen transporter related protein~PFAM: polysaccharide biosynthesis protein; multi antimicrobial extrusion protein MatE~SPTR: O26479 O-antigen transporter related protein~PFAM: Polysaccharide biosynthesis protein) → MSKVRTVVKNTFVLLLASIFTNIAGFIWTVAMARYLGAGGFGIISASLAITSIFGIFADLGLSIYLTREIARKREKSLNLFRNVISLKTIFSIITFTFLLVIIFIRKYPVYGKIVTILIGIYVILQSFNNVFYGVFQGFEKMEYQTISTILNNSLLLIFILGVIYLKLGIIEIGMAYTLSAFISLLYSYLICNSKFLKVGIAVNSDLWKKILPEALPFGITGIFTNIYFWIDSAMLSFMKNDVVVGLYNAPYKIMQALLFIYSTYMIALFPVMSKFYIQSSERLTLTYQKSLKYMLLISMPIAVFTTILAKEITLLVYGPQYLPAVPAFQILIWTIVFIFTNGIFANLLNSSNRQVTVTKTTGIAAAFNVVVNLILIPKMSYIGASITTVATELLITIMFIYCVNKTKYKLKFSMINTVLKILCLNIVLAIILMTPIYLILKIILGVVAYFIGIIAVRVLDEIDWLIIKMALGIKSDQK, encoded by the coding sequence ATGAGTAAAGTTCGTACAGTAGTAAAAAACACATTTGTGTTGCTTTTGGCATCAATCTTTACAAACATTGCAGGATTTATATGGACTGTAGCAATGGCTAGATATTTAGGTGCTGGTGGATTTGGTATTATTTCAGCTTCCCTTGCTATTACAAGTATATTTGGTATATTTGCAGATCTAGGCCTAAGCATATATTTAACAAGAGAAATTGCAAGAAAACGTGAAAAATCTTTAAATTTATTTAGAAACGTTATTTCACTCAAAACAATTTTTTCGATTATAACCTTCACATTTTTACTTGTTATTATTTTTATCCGTAAATATCCTGTTTATGGAAAAATTGTAACAATTCTTATTGGCATCTATGTAATACTACAATCTTTTAATAACGTGTTTTATGGCGTGTTCCAAGGATTTGAAAAAATGGAGTATCAAACAATAAGCACGATCTTAAATAACTCTCTCCTCCTTATTTTCATTTTGGGTGTAATATATTTAAAATTAGGAATAATTGAAATTGGAATGGCCTACACACTTTCAGCATTTATATCTTTACTTTATTCATATCTTATCTGTAATTCAAAATTTTTAAAAGTTGGTATCGCTGTCAATTCTGATTTATGGAAAAAAATATTACCAGAAGCCTTACCTTTTGGTATAACAGGAATATTTACAAATATTTATTTTTGGATAGATTCTGCAATGTTGTCTTTTATGAAAAATGATGTTGTAGTAGGTTTATATAATGCTCCATATAAAATCATGCAGGCTCTCCTTTTTATTTATTCTACCTACATGATAGCGTTGTTTCCGGTTATGTCTAAATTTTATATTCAATCTTCGGAAAGACTTACACTTACATATCAAAAATCATTAAAATACATGCTGCTGATTTCAATGCCAATAGCAGTGTTTACAACAATTTTAGCAAAAGAAATAACATTACTAGTATATGGTCCACAATATCTTCCTGCTGTCCCTGCATTTCAAATATTAATATGGACCATAGTATTTATATTTACCAATGGAATTTTTGCAAATCTTTTAAATTCGTCAAATAGACAAGTAACAGTGACAAAAACTACTGGAATCGCAGCAGCATTTAATGTTGTTGTGAATCTAATATTAATACCAAAAATGAGCTACATTGGTGCAAGTATAACAACTGTGGCAACAGAACTCCTCATCACAATAATGTTTATTTATTGTGTTAACAAAACAAAATATAAATTAAAGTTTTCAATGATTAACACTGTACTAAAAATTTTATGCTTAAACATTGTTTTAGCTATAATACTAATGACGCCAATATATCTTATTCTAAAAATAATATTGGGCGTTGTTGCATATTTCATAGGAATAATTGCAGTGAGAGTGCTAGATGAAATAGACTGGTTAATAATAAAGATGGCACTTGGAATCAAAAGTGATCAAAAATAA